A region of the Thamnophis elegans isolate rThaEle1 chromosome 1, rThaEle1.pri, whole genome shotgun sequence genome:
GAATGGTGATAGAAAGCTTTATTCTTTCATTCCGGAATTGGACACCATTTTGCAGTTTCCCACTGCTGACCCGCCAATAGCGGCCTTGGCTTCCCTGGCCCTCATTCCATCTGAGATCTGAGACTGCAAGGCAGAGCTCGTTATTCGCAAAACGCACCAGGCGGCTGCCTGGGCATTGTGTGCCGCTACGGCAGTCTCGTTCTTCAATAGAACTTCCTTAGTTTGGTTAAGACAACTACAGATGTTAGGTCCAGAGGACTTGCGCCTTCATCAGGATGTGGTCAAACTGGTGGTGGCCTTAGAATTCTCTTCGGATGCCACGCTCAATGCGCCCAAGTTCGCGTCCTGAGCTGTGGCATCCAACATAGTTTCTCGTCGCCTGTTATGGCTACGCCATTGGCAGGCGGATGTACGATCCAAATGGTGCCTTGCCTCCACCCCCTTCAAGGGCGGTTCCCTATTAGGAGCAGTGCTGGATCCTATACTGATTGAAACAAGGGACAAGCGAAAGGTACTTCCTTCGACTGCTAGGCGCACGGATCAGAGGCAACAACCGTATCCTCAAAGGCAGCCCTTTTGTATTGGGGAGTCGGGGTACTCCTCCCTCCCCTACACCCCTCTATCTAATAGATCCTTTTCTCAGTCCCAGGACAGGTTTCAGGACAGAGCCAATACTAGGGACAGAGGTAGAAACCAGCACCAAAAGCAGGCCCAGGCCTGGCAGCCCTTTCGTGGCGCCAACAACCGGTCTTTTCGTAGGTACCGATGACTCGCTAGAGGGTGGCCCTATTGGCGGACGCTTAACCACCTTCGTCCACCAATGGGAAACCACAACCTCAGATGCCTGGGCTCTTCAGACtgtgaggctgggcctcactctGGAGTTCCTGGCCATACCCCCGAGATGTTTCATCAAATGCCCGGTGCCCAGGTGCCAGGTAAAGCAGCGCCTGATGGACACGGAAATCCAGCATCTCATTTCCATCAAAGCAATAGAACAGGTGCCAAGGGGGCAGGAGGGTCTAGGTTTCTATTCCATACTCTTCCTAGTTCCCAAGACCTCGGGAGGATGGCGGGCCATCCTAGACTTGAAAAGGCTCAATATCTACCTAaagtaccaaaaattcaaaatgcaatcaCTCAAGAGTATTCTGGCGAGCATTCGCCAAGGCAATCTCCTCACCTCCATCGACATCGAGGCATACTTACACGTGCCAATACACCTGGCCCATTGAAGGTTTCTGCGCTTCCACTTCGCGGGGTGTCATTTCCAGTACCGCGCCTTATCAGTGGCCCCGCGGACCTTCACCAAACTGCTAGCAGTGATCGCAACCTCACTGAGGTCAGTTCCCGTAAGAGTCAATTGTTATCTAGACGACATCTTAGTCTTATCATCTTCCCGGGCCCAGGCTTGTCGCGACCTACAGCTGACTATCGACACCCTGCAGGATCACGGATTTGTACTGAACTTTCCAAAGAGCCACCTGCACCCGACCACGTCTCTTCTGCATCTCGGGATGGTCAGCAATTTGGAGACTTGTGTGGTGTCTCCCTCTCAAGAGAGACAGCAGAGCCTGCAGTCCCTGGTGAGTCAAGTGCTCAATCAGAGGTCTTGTCTCAACTTCTAGGGAAGATGATATCTTGCATAGATGTTGTTCCTTGGGCAAGGTTCCACACACGACCACTGCAGTGGTATCTCCTCCCATTCCAAAGGGCTCACACCAGTCACTCTCAGGCCAGAGTTCACTTACCAACCAAGGTGTCCTTGTCGCTCTGTTTGTGGATGTTGTCCTGCATCCTCAAAGGATGCCTCTTCAAGGAACCAGGGCGGATTGTAGTTACAATGGATGCGAGCCAATTCGGGTTGTTGGACTGTCCAGGAGCTGagcaacagcatcaattggctgcaGCTACGGGCTATCCGCCTAGCTCTCCGAGAGTTTCGAGACCTGGTTATATCCAATCATGTGTTGATACTCACTGACAACGTGGCCTCCAAGACGcatgtcaaccgccaagggggcacgAGGTCCAAATCCCTGATGATGGAAGCAGAACTTCGGCACCACTGGGCGGAAAACCATCTGTTGTCAGTCTGAGCAGAACACATATCCGGCACTGCGAATGTCCAAGCAGACTGGTTGAGCAGGGCCATGGTGGATCAGGTGGAGTGGCGCTTGCACCCAGCCCTGTTCTGAGAACTGTCCCGCCGCTTTGGTCACCCGCAGGTGGCCTTGTTCGTTCAACCCAAAAACACACACCTGCCGCAGTTTTACACCAGGTTCCAGGTACCAGGGGCAGAAGGCACCGATGCCCCCCACAGCCCTTGGCCGGAGGGTCTCCTTTATGCTTTTCTGCCTCTGCCAATTGTACCACTGGTCATCCAGAAGATTCTGGCGGAACAGGTGGAGGTGCTGCTGGTTGCACCGATGTGGCCACGGCGCCCCTGGTATGCAGACCTCACCCATCTGTCCATCTCACGTCCATGGAGAATTTCGGACAACCTGATATCCCTCTCACAAGGAGCCCTTGTCCACCCGAATCCACATCTGTTACAATTAGCCGTGTGGTACGTGAGCAGACGATCCTGAGTCAGCAGCATTTCTCTGATAAGGTCCTGAGGCATCCTTTGGACAGCGCGTGCTGCAAAGGGTAGCTTATTCGGCTATGGCACCAGACCAGCCTCACTCCCGCTCCTGAAGTCTATTGCTTTGCCATCTCCCATGCTTGGATTtcccaagcagtgcacaggagaacgacaattgacttacctgaacagtcCTTCTATGtacgctgcgaggggaatccaaacccgccctcaGCTTCGGATGTTATGGGCCTGGACTTCAGTTTTTCCTATGACATTCTGACTTACCTTGACTTCTAGACTTATTTTCCTTCTCTCAAGCTGGCTGATCCTTCGTGCAAAACTGaaccagtccagtcagaggaggcgtggccagcaatttgcataactcagtctcaaggctaatggacaaagttaacccatgcctggattcccctcgcagcgcacatagaaggaccgttcaggtaagtcaacagtCGTTTTCTTTTGTCAAATACATGGGAGTAGTTTACCAGAGACTTCTGctggaatgcccccccccccacaatccccactTTAGTCTAAAGCCCTGAAATTTCCTACTTGTTTCCCACCGACTACTAAGCAAATACTGCTATGTATTATATTtaatactagttgataacccgacattgcccaggtatttatttatagggaggaaatgtcctgatcaaacgtaatttctaatgttggattttcccccttaccaactccactgcgctgtacagtagaagccatttaacgGCAGTACAGTGGAaaacattttaaggcacaacaggctatatcttaacaacGCACAACCggaagggtgttaggggtgtcttacccccacagtattttttatCCAGAGAgcaagtcatttgtgtaccagatttgattgaaattgctcgaggcattccagagttatgctggaaaacacacacatacacacacacacacagagccatttatatacttatatatagaTTAATGCCCTTAAAGTATTTTTTCCTGTTAACTATTCCCCGATTCTGTAGGAGAAATCTGCTAGCAGAGAAGAGTTGAGATATTTCTCCTCTTCCCAGACTTTGTCTTAGATttatcttccttcccctcttgatTCCACAGGACTGGGCTGCCCAACGCTGCACCATCTCGTATCGAGCCCCAGAACTGTTCAATGTTGAGCGTGAATGTGTTATTGATGAACGTACTGACATCTGGGTAAGGATCATCACTTCTCCTTAGAAAATGTAAATAATACTTAATATTACTGCAAATACATTCAAGTATACCTTGTACAGAGGAGGAAAACCTTGTTTCATTGTTCCATGATCAGCTTTTTGCTCCATAGGCTCACTTTACCTCTGCTTAGTCCTTAGGCTGTGTTCTCTATTGCATGATGTTTGGTGAAGGACCTTATGACATGATTTTCCAAAAGGGGGACAGTGTGGCTTTAGCTGTTCAGAACCGCCTTACAGTGCCCAAGAACACCAGGTAAGCATTTGCTACCTAGaaggtgggaaggggggggggggttgtggcgGCTCTCAATCCAAGGACAGATTGAACTAAATTGGTTCTAAATTTCAGGTACTCCCCAGCCTTGGAACACCTCCTCTCTTCTACAATGATAGTCAATCCTCAGGAGCGCCCTTTTGTTGCTGACATAATCTGTCAGCTTGAAGCAATACAGCCGCCTCTCACTGGACATGATGCCACACGCATCTGAGACCACAGGACGTGCAGCTAAAAACAGAAGCAACTGGAGGCATTTTGGCCCAGGTGGGACCTCAAGAGATGAAGTCCAGAGCAAACACCTGAGAAGACGTCATGCTGAAGGCCAGTCTTGTACTTGGAGGAACTGTCTTACAATGGGACTGCATTAAGGACGATGCTCGTCTTTGGGACTCACCCCCTGACTCTTTCCTGTATCTTACCAGGCTTTGATGGCTCCAATTCTCAGCCCTTATCAAATGCCTCCACAAAGCATGAAATTGCTCCAAGGGATCAAAATTCCCTTTCTTTGTGAAAAAAATGCTCCTAAATTTGTGCCTGAATGTACTAAGTATGGATTGATACTGAGATTGTTTTGATAAAGGCATGCCTTCAGGGCCTAAATGTTAAATAAAATGCAGCCACCATCTTGGACTTTTTTAAACCACCAGGATGATAAAAATGTGATCCAGCAATAGCGTTGTTTATTTATCATATAGCGTAAATACTGCTCAATTGCACATTTCCCCCTCATGTTTCTTACGTATTTAATCACATCTTCGTGGTTATTCCAGATTTTTCATTTTTGCAAGCCTTAAATAACTGCTTGACATTTAGAtacaaaaatctctttttttggtATTATTTatgttaattgttaattgttttgAGGGACCAGATTCACATAGGATAGGAACTTTTATTTTAACTCTCTGAAAAGTTGATTGTTTCCACGGTGATAGATATGTACAGGAGTTCCAAGATGGAAATGTCCGTTTTAAGTGTTTTGAGTTTGGAACAAAATACCCAAATTGAGCATTTTGTCTCATCAGGTTTCCTTTTGAGCTAAAACAAAATGGAGCAGTTTCAAGCATTTTACAATTATTGTGAATATGTCACTAGGAGGCAGTGTAATAACCAGTTCATCCATGTTGGGACCCATCAGACTGTCAGATCTTTTTCTAGGGTTCAGACACTACCAGATGAATCTATAGATTATATACAATGCATTACCTTTAGAAGTTATCCAAGTCCTTGCATTCAGTGGTGTTTCAGGAAAGTACATATATAGAGAATATATACAGTATTCTGTACACCATTCTGAAGAGAAGCATTGCTACAATTTCCTAGGAGACTCAAGTCCTGTGATTGACTTGTTTTACCCATTATAATTGGCTTAAGGCCTTTCCCTCAGCATAGCTGATAAAAGTAACAAATACTGTACGACCTTGCTTCTATTGACAGAGAATGGGATAGAGGAACAAGCAGTAATTATTTAAACATGGTTCAGAGATAGATGTTGCTGCAGCAGCATGTGAATTAGTTGGGCTGAGTCATACCAGTTGTCCTGTGAATTCAGAGACAATTCTGGAGGCAATCAGTTTTCCACCTGATGGACTAATGTTACTTGCATGTCTgcaagtaatttatttattatctgaTATAGAGAAGAGCTCCTAAGATTGGGTTGTTTACCATTGTGTTGTATTCTTCTGCAGATAGGGCGGCTTTGAACATACTTGAATATGTGCTGTGTGCACTCTATTACCCAAATGTTGCCAATAACACTTCAGAAATTGGTTCATTGTTATGCAGATGCTGCACTGTAtggcttttttcttttagttgaGCACATTACATGCCCTCACTGAGGCTTGAGCTCTCAGGCTGCATGCTAAATGCCAAGACCGTTCATTTTAGTTTATTATGTACTCCTGGCTGTTGGTCATAGGCAAAAGTGTGCACTGTGTACATTATGAAGACAGAAGTTTCAAACTCGGTTATTGAAGTGAATATTACACTTGTAGCACTTCTGGACTCTTTGTGTAAGCAGGCTGAAAAAAAGGCAGCATAGAGTTTTTATTGTCTTCTATgagaatttcatttatttcatttcatttcatttattaaatttataggccgcccaatcctggaggactctgggcagcttacaacgaaagaaaaaagaaaagcaaaataagtaaaaatagtttaaaattcacaacacacatacgttctaatcggggctggaccttaacactaaggtcaacagccccaggcctgccggaacagccaggttttaacggctttcctgaaggccatgagagtgggtaaggtccggacctctgggggtaactaattccacagggttggagcagccacaaagaaggctctcctccgggggcccgccagccgacactgtccggctgacagtATCCGAAGGagacccaccctgtgggatcttatcggccgttgggaggtgtatggcagtaggcggtctcgcagaaaggctagtcctaagccatgtagggctttaaaggtaataaccaacaccttgaattgcgtccagagaccaattggcagccagtgcagctcacggtgtaatatgggtgtatctcggtacacccaatatcgctcgcgcggctgcattctggactagctgtagtctctgaacacttttcaagggtagccccatgtagagcgcattgcaataatcgagTCTTGCGgtgacaagggcctgagtgaccgTCTGAAGTGCTCCCCTGTCCAAGTAGGaccgcaattggtgtaccaggtgaacctgggcaaaggcccccctggtcacagccgacagatggtgttcaagtgtcagctgcgaatccaggaggaccctcaAATTGCGAGccctgaggggtgtaaattttcaccccccaggatcaaggacggactgtctgaactgtcctgtgggggcaacatccaaagccactcggtcttgtcgggattgagtaccaatttgttcatccccatccacatcctgacagcttccaggcatcagcacatcacgtccaccgctacactgagctggcacggggcagatagatacaattgagtattatCTGCATAtcgatggtactttatcccgtgccgtcgtatgatctcatccagcggtttcatgtagatgttaaataggaggggggacaggaccgaaccctgcgccaccccacatttgaggggcctggaGGTCaacctctgtcccccgaccaacaccgactgcgacctaccggagaggtaagaggagaaccactgtagaacggtgcctctcactcccacctcctccagaccatggtcgatggtatcgaaagccgctgagaggtcaagaagcaccaggatagaggaatgccctctatccctggcccgccagagatcatcgatcagtgcaaccaaagcggtttcagtgctgtacccaggcctgaaaccagactgaaaggaatccagaattAAAACATGACTTCCTTTTTCCAAAAACAATTTTTGTATATCACATCACCGATAGTTACCAGCAAAGAATAGCAGTTTTTTTCTAGCTATAGAGTGAAAAATGACAGAGCAAAGAACTTGTATTAAGTTCTCATTATATCCCTGTGACAAGAGTGCAGTTTTTTGAAACTGGTACAGGATATTCACACCATTCTGAATGTTATTTCATTGGAATGTAGCTCAAAAGAAAAGGTTTTCTTTTTCATACACTCATGTAGCACATATGCAACATGGATTAGTTGCTTTTTAAAGCTTTGTGGCATAGCAAGGTAAGTCTGACtctatttaaagaaaataaatcggTGACATTAATACCAGTTTCAGGAATAAAACGTATGTCCTTACAACACCGATCACTTTTTAAAGGTGATGGTGCTTCTAGCTTTCATTTCTGTGATATAACCCAGTTAGAACAGAAATGGAGGGAAGAGACTACTAGTATACAGTCTGTATAAAAAGATGGCATATACAATATAGATTTTTGCTGAACCAGGCATGGTAGGGGGTGGGGTGTCAGTATACTATGATTACTGTAACTCCTTTTCAGTTTTCCCTATCAGTTGTGAAACATACATATCCCTGCCCAACCTAGAGTAGCTTTCTTCTGAAGCAGTGGCCCCCAACATCAGAACAGTCAATGTGCTAGCAGGAATATTAGAATTTTAGTCTTTGTAAGTCTCTTCATTAAGACATTTGAATTTACTCAAAGGGGGATAACATATCCAAGGAAAATGCAGGAAGGCAATAAGATTTTAACTTTTTTAGAGGATGCAGCACGAAGGCTAATTGTACCATATGTACAGTAGCTGTaaaatggaaactgatcaagagaTATTTTTGATTAAGGGCCAAATGTAGCAGCCAGGAATATGCAAAATAATATGACTTGGGGATGGCAAAGCTACCACGGCTGAACTTGACATGCTGATTTTGATGACATGCCAATATttacccaccccccaaaaaccaTGTCCTGTTCTTGCACAATTTTCAGATACTGTGGAGGCTGTATGAGAATGGGATGCACTCAgatgctgcttccagctccaccaAAAACCTCGCAAGAACAGGTGCATGCTTTCTTGCAATATTCAGAAGCTGCACACGTATGCGATGTGCTCTTGCATGATCTTCTGGAAGTCACAAGAGGACCATGCACGGCCTCTGAAACCCCTGAAAATCACAGAACTGGGACAGAATTTGGTAGCTGCAGAGGGTGTCGAAGAGGATTCTCCAAAATTGCTTTAAGAACAAAACCCTTGTGCAACCTGAAGGAGCCTTGGGTAGACCACAGATACCCATCTACAGAAACGGAGCTCCGCCTATAGTGGTGCAGATCCTGTGGAGCACTGGCCATGGGCCAACTGCACCTCAAGGGAATGAGGTGGCCTTTTTTTAGTGGTAGCAGTGATGCTAGGGCTGAAGACAAGGCCCAGGTCTCAACTTTGGGCCCACCCTTGGCTCCTCTTCCCCGAAGGGGGCAGCAAATAGAGAATTGCGCCTTTGTTTATGAGATACACTAGCAGAGTTAAGTATTTTCTGAACATTTGCTATACAAGTGATTGTGAACCTGGCTCAGCATAACTATTGAATGCAGTTACTATTGCACTGTTAAAGCTAACAAGATCTCAGCTTGAGCACAGTCCCATTAAGATTTTCTGAACTTTTTTCTTTCATGGGTTTCAATAAACAAAAATCAGATACATGCTCAGACTTAATGTCTATGATaggtttgggccaatcacagtgCTTTTAATGGAATGGCTTGGATTTAAAATGTTACTTGGTAGTTTGTTGGTTTTTGCAACATTGTAGCCTGGCATCCTATTCTGACACCTGCAGTTCATAAAACATAgtattttaaaaggcaactttTATTcccaaaatatataaagaagtatagaatttccacagctggaaaatagGTGAATAATTTATTGTTCAGAAATAAGCTCAGTTTCTTCAACTAATTCAATtcttattttaaatcaaaatgtcCTCATTCTTTGATTTAAAGTTTTGTATCAAAAGATGAATTTGCTTTTGTGGGAAGTGATATCGAATGGGTGCAGACATAATTGTTTCAAGGTAATGTGCAAAGTCTATATTGTAACCGAAAATTTTATTACTTTGCCAAAATTATCAGTAGAGATGGTGTGTTTTTTAGGCTATGCTGTTCAGTTTACAATTACATATATTTCCTTTGTCAAGTAAGGCAGCCAGAACTACTAGACAAGCTCTGAGCAAAAATTGCATTAGATAGAAATGCTCCATGTGAATTCTGTCTGGGACAAACACATCACTGTAGTTTAGATACAAGTCAAGCTTGCTTTAATGAAGAAGACGGTCCAGACAAAGTAGAGCATTTATAGCtattcttctccctcctcttcctcttcatatGAATCAAGGCCCACCTCTTCATAATCCTTCTCTAGAGCGGCCATATCTTCACGAGCCTCAGAGAACTCCCCTTCTTCCATCCCTTCCCCAACATACCAGTGCACGAAGGCCCGCTTGGCATACATTAGATCAAACTTGTGATCCAGGCGGGCCCAGGCCTCAGCAATGGCTGTGGTGTTGCTCAGCATGCACACTGCCCGCTGAACTTTGGCTAGGTCTCCCCCAGGAACTGCAGTGGGAGGCTGGTAATTGATGCCCACTTTAAAGCCTGTAGGACACCAGTCTACAAACTGGATGCTGCGCTTGGTCTTAATGGCAGCAATGGCAGCATTGACATCCTTAGGCACCACATCCCCTCGATACAAAAGGCAGCAGGCCATGTATTTGCCATGGCGGGGGTCACACTTCACCATCTGGTTAGCAGGCTCAAAGCAAGAATTTGTGATCTCAGCCACAGAAAGCTGCTCGTGATAGGCCTTCTCTGCAGAGATGACCGGAGCATAGGTAGCCAGAGGGAAATGGATACGAGGGTAGGGCACTAGATTGGTCTGGAACTCTGTCAGGTCTACATTCAGAGCCCCATCAAAGCGCAGTGAGGCAGTGATGGAGGACACAATCTGGCTGATAAGGCGGTTGAGGTTTGTGTAAGTTGGCCGCTCAATGTCCAGATTCCTTCGGCAAATATCATAGATGGCTTCGTTGTCCACCATGAAAGCACAATCTGAGTGCTCAAGGGTGGTATGTGTGGTGAGGATTGAGTTGTAGGGCTCCACCACAGCTGTGGAGACCTGTGGAGCTGGGTAAATAGCAAATTCTAATTTGGATTTCTTGCCATAATCAACAGAGAGACGTTCCATCAGCAAGGAAGTAAATCCTGAGCCAGTTCCTCCTCCAAAGCTGTGAAAGACCAAAAATCCTTGGAGTCCTGTACATTGGTCAGCCTGTGAAAAAGAAATTATCACCCATCAGTTTGTATGTCTTAGGTTACAATGCAAAGTATTATTCTTACCTGGCAAATCTGAACAAGAAAACCCATTCCactattttatttactttctaCAGATTTCTGTCTCAACAAATTGGTTACTTGGAGGTCATTTTCTTGTGCCTCAGGATATTAGCCCCAAATCATTAACTACACACACAAAATCTCCTTATACAACCAAGCCAGGCATGGCATCTTTTCTGTTTCATAATTAATTAACAGCAAGTAATTTTTCAAGGTTAGAAGGCAGCACCTGGTATTACTATTATGGCAACCAATTACACAAGGTAACAGGGTTGGCTAGAGTGCAATGAAGAAATTCACTGGAATGTCAAGTATAGTTCAAGTGTCCTGAGAACTTGCGCTTGGTTCCAGGAAGGAAGAGGGACTGCTTGCCAATCAGCTGCAAACCCCTCCCCCCACATATCCTTCCTCCCCAGAGATTCAAAGAAGCTTCTGACCACAGTTAgaagcaagggaaaaaaagagcgAGCAAGCAATGAGCAGATAAAGAGGAACTAAAAAGAAGTGATAAAAGTTTGGAAGAGCAAAGACAACAACATTTTGAACTGAGAGTGCTTTCTTAGGAATTAGTATATAAATCCAGAGCAACGTTATTACCTTTACAGGGGAAGGAGCACTTATGAATAGGCGGAGATGGGTAGAGCAATGCAGGGACATGAAAGGTATAGGCcccaaagcagtgtttctcaaccttggcaactttaagccgtgtggggaattctgggagttggagttcacatattttaaaagttgctgagattgaggaATACTGCCCTAAAGGAATAATGAGTGGCTGAGACAAAATTAGAATTGGGGAACATCACATACAGTAACAGTGATTAGAATCAGGGGGACAGATTATTCTTTCTAGTCAGAATGACGTAAAAAGACAAGGGTGAAGCATAAAGGAAGAGTTCTGTATTTCCCATTCATTTGCATTGCACTCAGCATCCTCAACTTCTAAAGCccaacaacatgaataaatggaataatgaaatgaaatacaacTACCCACCCTCCAAAGAAGTGTAACATGGCAAAATAATGCCTAGAATTATCCAGAAAGTGCATAAATAACCAACAGCCATCCTGGACCACGAAGCTCCGCTATCCCAACATCTCCACCAGTTTTAGGCAGAGttccttccattcctccaaaAAGTCTAAATCCCCCCGTCATGCATTGCAGTTATTACCAGTTTGCGAATCCTATCCAACACCAAGTCAATGATCTCCTTGCCAATGGTGTAATGTCCACGGGCATAGTTGTTGGCAGCATCTTCCTTTCCGGTGATTAGTTGCTCTGGATGGAAGAGCTGACGATAAGTGCCAGTACGAATCTCATCTGGAAAAGGTTAAGAGGATGGTAATATAAAGTTTATTACAGTGTAATGTATATTTTCAAGCAAAACAACTATCAAACTGAAGAATTCAACAAGACATGTAAGGAAGGGTTATTGAGTGCAGCAAAAATCTTGCAGAAGCTTAAGACCCAGAGGACTTACAGGCTTCTCATTCTAGGACAGAATCACTTTATCAAGAGGCTACTTTACTGAGTTCTTTCAACTGAATGTCTCTGTGGGAACTGAACAAGGAGTTGGTAAGTCAAGTTTCTTCTCCCATAGGAGCCACACTGAATGGTAATTTTGGGCACGGTAGATACCATACATGTAAGAGTGAACTGGAGAAGAACGTACCTATAAGAAATTCAGACTAAAACCACATATTCTGCTCTGTCCAAGGAAGAACTGAATGAATCTGAGCCTATTTGAGAAGAGTTACTGCTCTTATCCTCCAGGAGGCTTAAGAGTCAAAAATTTCCATAGATTTACTCACCAATCACAGTGGGTTCCAAGTCCACAAAGACAGCCCGGGGGACATGCTTCCCAGCACCAGTTTCACAGAAGAAAGTAGTAAATGAGTCGTCTCCACCACCAATGGTCTTATCACTTGGCATCTGTCCATCTGGCTGAATTCCATGTTCCAGGCAATACAGTTCCCAGCAAGTATTGCCCATCTGCACGCCTGCTTGGCCAACATGGACAGAGATACACTCACgctacaaaaagaagaaaaaagaagagagatttTTCAGAGTGGTATCACAACCAAGGCATCAAGCTGTGAGTTTGATAGAGCTAAGATATATCATCTTGTGTACCATTACTGGTGGAAGGGGTTTACGAGGCCATTGGCTCAACGGGGTATTCTTACAAATTAGAGatgattttcttttcatttttgagaATGGGATATCAGGAATATTTCATTTGGAATTTTAATGAACACTACATCCATATCAAACCTGTATTTGGAATGGAATTGTTTCTATATCTGCTGAAGAAAAGAGCAATAACAATGCAGCATAAGAGATAACAAATGcagctcgtgacccgtcaaaaccgcgctcgactaaaccgcgcccgattaaaccgcgtcgctgacatcatcaacgggcgacaacagccagcacggagaaagaagggcgttttaaatagcactttgaaagcaagccgattcaacttaaggtaagggttagctttagggttaggattaggtttaggttaagggttaggtgggttaggtttaggggttaattttaggtttaggtttacagcgtgcttctgtctctgcgctgttgtcgccctgttgatgaagtcagcgacgcagtttagtcggacgcggttttgtggtggaaccaatgcaGCTTAGCTGCCTATGTACTTCTGCAATTACAAGTTATAGTAACAGGGATAGTACTTACTTAGGTGTTAAGTGTAATACCAAAGTAACTGTTTTGGA
Encoded here:
- the TUBA4A gene encoding tubulin alpha-4A chain — translated: MRECISVHVGQAGVQMGNTCWELYCLEHGIQPDGQMPSDKTIGGGDDSFTTFFCETGAGKHVPRAVFVDLEPTVIDEIRTGTYRQLFHPEQLITGKEDAANNYARGHYTIGKEIIDLVLDRIRKLADQCTGLQGFLVFHSFGGGTGSGFTSLLMERLSVDYGKKSKLEFAIYPAPQVSTAVVEPYNSILTTHTTLEHSDCAFMVDNEAIYDICRRNLDIERPTYTNLNRLISQIVSSITASLRFDGALNVDLTEFQTNLVPYPRIHFPLATYAPVISAEKAYHEQLSVAEITNSCFEPANQMVKCDPRHGKYMACCLLYRGDVVPKDVNAAIAAIKTKRSIQFVDWCPTGFKVGINYQPPTAVPGGDLAKVQRAVCMLSNTTAIAEAWARLDHKFDLMYAKRAFVHWYVGEGMEEGEFSEAREDMAALEKDYEEVGLDSYEEEEEGEE